In Metopolophium dirhodum isolate CAU chromosome 9, ASM1992520v1, whole genome shotgun sequence, the genomic window taatatataggtaccatcaaACATCTCAAACCGTCAATTTTGTtttgcaattttattataatttttttttttatttttagatttatcgtCCTTTGAATTTTCCTGCTTTGAATATAGTCATGGACCAAGGACCCtcagtaagtatattttatttatttgttaactgtCATTTCATGTGActtttcatgtttttttgttattcagaCTAGTATAGCAGGCCAAGATTTTGGAGGTTTTGTTGATGAACCCGTGAGCGTAAGTTTATCACGTacatcttataatttttttactcgcAAGTTCATGTTTTATGTTTGTGTTGATATTTGTttacgaattttgatttttgattaaacaattttacgttttttttaggAATCTCAGCCTCTACCGATTACCGGTAACTCAAACGATGAACAAACAAATCCGCGACCTGGGGTAAGTGGCATtatgatatcaatttttttgTCTGTTACCCAATTCCACATCACCCTAGTGAGGTTAAGcaaatttatttatagcatGGGATGTTTTAAGGGATGATTTTCCATTTTGTTGTGTGTTTGGGtattttttcaagtttattatttttaaagttattggGGAGGATAGTGTTTTGTAtagtgatttttaaatttaaatttcaagtttaccgCACTGACGCTTGACGACGTCAATAAAATGAAGCCGGTCGAGGTTGACGTTGATAGCATCGTGTACGGGTTCTCCTCGCTTCAAGCGTATAAACCCAGCATGCCATTCGATGTGAACATCACCGGCAACTGTGTTCCATGCAAAAACATCAAATTGCTGCAGGGGATATTTGGTGTGTTGCGGAAGAGTAAGTATGAACGTTTAATCGAGGTTAGGTCaggtttattaatttgttttaattttatagccTATTCTCACGTCGAGTTTACTCTAGGGGGTGACCCACCCATTAGGGTATTGGTTAGCATCCCGACGGGACTTCGCTCCTCCGAAGTGACCTCGGACACCTCGGAGGACGAGTTTGACGTAGAGGAGGTCGTCCATTACGATTACCGAAAGTACTTCCTCGACACAATTCTGGGCCCAGCTATCCTCAAGTTGGATTCAGACTGTCGTAGTATAAGGAAGGGGTCCGGCAATCCATTCACAAGTAAGTGGCACCTCCACCCCGCCGACTGGCCGAAGTTGGCATTAGAGGTGGAGCGGTTGACCACCGAAGCCGGCACGTTTGGCCTTTTTTTGTAAGTGTCATCTTGTGTATTTCTTTTGTATTTTCCTTATTGCAATCgtacattaatttattgaattgtaGGTTTTATGTGGCGCTCCATGGTTTGCAGCTGCCACAGGATGCTGCCCTTAACATTATTGGCCGGTACATTGACCCTTACCGCGCCACTATCGTTATTGTTCAATGCTATTTTGCCGTTGAATTTACGATGAGGTCGTCGGTGAAGGCCGTGCTAGTGGACCGTCGTGTAGCCCAGGCGTTGCTCAGTGGGGTCAAATTTTACCCTGGTCTGGGGGTGTACGACTATGGGTATTTTACAGCCGATCGAGTTGGTCTACCCCatcaagtaatttatttttcttttaaattacttaatgttgatttttaacgatttttaacgatttttaacGATTGTTATTGTATGATTTAGCACCTTCTCCCCATGTGCCGGTACGTGCAGGCTTACAACCCGGCCGTACACATCCTTCGCCGTGGCCTGAGTGATACGTCCGTGTTCACGTGGCTGTTGTTGGGCGGTGATAGTTGTCGGGAAAGCTCAATGGCTTCCCTACGGCCTATCGGCAATTGTGCCGCCCAATTCATCGCCGCGTTCAGGGCGTTTCTGCGGGACGCCGTGCGGGGCTCGGGCGTTCGTTTCGAGTGTGTGGTCAGTGGTGACACGTCGTGTGCGGTGTTGTCGCTGATGGCCACATACGGAACTCGGATGTCCGAGTTTTGTCTTACAAATGGGTTGCTTGTGTGTTCTACCAAGGATTGGCCTTACCATGTCAAATCCTTGATGTTGGACACACTGAGTCGGCTCGTGGACTTGGTGGAGGAATTTCAGACGGCCCACTTCCACAATCGTGTAAGTTTATAGCGTGTTTATCTTACTGGGGTAGGTGaggttaatgttttaattatgtttttgctGTTGTAGTTGCTGGCGAGCGTCTTTGACTGCGAGATGATGCTCCGGTTCTTTGCGTTTGGTGAGGCACGGGACCTGGACTATAATAGAGTGTCTATTATATTCCCATGTCGCCAAATATTCCCGGTGGCAGGAGGAAGAGTCGGCGGGACGACGATGGTTTCCTCCGGTATGATCCCTCACTGGCCGGAGATTTCAACCGACTATTGCCGTGTCAGATTTTCGGTCATGTACCAGTTGGATCGTTCGTTAGGGTGATACTGGCCGAAATTTTTTCGTCGGTCACCGTCGACTTGTTGTGTTGTACAGCCGAAGACGTAAGtgtttgtttgattttttttttgtttttttcttgcttttgttaacatttcaatactcttaatataataatttatgtttttgcaGGCAGCAGAATGGTGGCTGACTACCGCTGCCAGACTGGTGAACGTTGAATGCGGGATGAGTGCACCTGCATCATCCGCTACGGCGTTCACCATAAAGCGGCTGGTAATCGAGTACGGTAAACGTAGTGACGCTGAGTTGGGTAGCCTGTCAATATCCGGGGCAGTTAGCTACACGACCGTACTCAATGCATTTGTGCATCCTAATGTGTACAGGCTGGCCATCCTGTACAAATTAGTCTTTCGGCGGTCCGACATGGCGGACGTAGTCGAAAGCTTGGAGTGTCTCATCAACCGGTGTGTGGAGGTCATACCAGTTGTTCTGCTGATGGCACACTCCCATCGCCagttgtatgtatattttaatttacattttgctgttttacgaatattatatcaatttatattttgtgtatctTTTTTAGAAGCGACTGGATGTTTGTGTCAGAGATGGACCTTCGCTCTCGTAGAGTGACCGAAACTCGGGCCGAACTGCAAGACGCTGGTGCACGTCAGTCACTAGTCCGGTttggttagtttttttttttatttgtagccGTTGGTCGGTTCGTGGATTAGGCCTATTGGGGAGACCacgtaaaaaaaaacgcatcCTATATGCTATACCTTTCTGGGTGATGTGGAAATTAGTATCAAACAATTTTTGTGGCCCTAGGTTTTTAATTAaccaagtatttatttatttatttttttttttttattaacagaTAGATTGGTGACTGACCGAGCAGGCGTATTATGCAAAAAGGAAAGAGTACTATGCAGCTAACCCACCTCCTGGACCGCTGTATAGGTTTGATGCCAGGCTTCATTATCCGTTCCGCGGGGCCTCTGAGCCATCGATTCCCGATATTGTGTACCGGACCGTGCCTGTTGGGACACCAACCCGCAGGCAGTTGTTCCATTCAATTGTAACCGAGGCTGGCACACCTCCGGCGGAATTGGCCAAGGATGTAGGGGCTGGGGTTCCGAAGAAACCCCTTGTGAGGGACCTCTATGTCAATTGTGCTTCGGGTTTACCTATttgtaaaattgaaatttttttcgattaagtgtagttcttaataattatttgattttttaataaaaaatttttttttttttattgttaatgaaTGATGTGTCCCAGGTCCCCCAGTCACCCACGACCGGTATGTggcaacatttaaatttttaaatttttttaaatttgtgttggaattataaacaaaacaccctatataatgtagtgtataagtaatatattcacactgtagttcatcagacgctgactatacatttttatatactacagcatatatgTCCTGTGTAGTGTAGCcaggtatacatagttagtcgttgatttatattacgcctcgtaacactattgtacatcgtatcattatacttattattatattatatatatccgattatattattatttaccttttaacttctgtatatctgtgtacttcaacaggttatgggcccagagtaaggtctttataataaagtcgtgaataattagtaaaataataattgattaacgaattgcgtgttttttgtgtacagacagtgtacagcaataataattcgcgAAGTAAGTGCAGTGTAGTGTGCGTGCGTTTCTTAGTGTGCAGATAGTGTACATctacgttttgtttaaatatggaaaacgaacaatataaaatcaacaaactcaaagatgcatcaaattgggacatgtggaaatttcaaattaaggttATCATGAATGCAgccgaaatattttatgtagtaacaggaaaatcaaagaaaccaattttagcaaaaatcggtaatgaaactgaagatgaagcgagaaaaaggcatagtgttgatttttcaatatggaaAAGGGCAGATAATAAGGCTCAAAAATGTATCGTCACTTCGCTAGATGAACAACCTCTACAATACATTATGAACTGTGACACAGCAAATGGTATGTGGAACAAATTACTTAGTGTGTACGAACAGATGTCGGACACAAGCATAACAATAGTACAACAAAAATTCTATCGTTATACTATGGATCCTAAGGACAATATAGCCGGTCATATTTCGAAACTAGAAAATCTAAGTAGACAACAAACAATTGGGAGAACCTATCTCAGAATCAATGTTGATTACaaaaattttgatgacattaccTGATAGCTATAGGCACTTCTACAGTGCATGGGACTCAATGAATAGTACAAATAGAACGCTAGAACAGTTAACCACTCGATTGATGGTGGAAGAAACACGACAAGTGCAAGGACAGGAGGTCCGTGACGATGGTGCTGAAAGTATTGCTTTGACTGCAAACAAAGGCAAGTatattaaaagtcaaaaatacgggaacaaaaatgataatacaaaaccaggaaaatgcaaccactgtaaaaaaccaggacactggaaaagggactgcaggatattcaaaaggGAACAAGAAGAAAAGAAATCAACTTCCGGTTTGGCGCTTATTGGTGTACAAAGAAACATTGAAGAAATTGACGACTCAGACAAATGGTATGTGGACTCAGGTGCGAGCGACCACATGACAAATCGGAAAGAGTGGTTCgtcgattataaaaattttgatgtgcattcgcctgtacgtattggagatggtaagcacattatggcagtcggaaaaggtaacataaatattcatacttatgttaacaataagtggataaaaggctacttaaaaaatgttttatatgtacctgatataaaagtaaatttattttcttgtggggcatgccttgataaaggaattacaatggtgacagacagtaaaggttgtacatttaaaatggataatcgtgtaattgcagtcggtgttcgtgagaataaattgttttcaatgctaatcaaaacagatatttcacaggaaattggacactgtgctaacgttgcagttaagaaattaacattagaacactggcacaaaatactatgtcatcagaatgtcaaacatgttcgtgagtatttaaaacacaatcaaatacaatttacagatataCAAGGACAGTTATTCTGTGAACCATGCATCTATGGCAAACAGTATAAGGAGACGTTCACTCAGAGCGAAACAATAACTATGAACCAGGGCAAATAATACACAGCGACGTATGTGGACCCATGGAAGAGAATTCATTAGGAGGTaaaagatatttcattatttttaaagatgattattctaaatatacttatgtttattttatgaaacataaatctgaggttaaagaaaaacttaattgttttctgagtatggttaaaactcaaactaaaaatgttattaaaactattagaagtgactgtggattagaatataagaattctgaagttcaatcaattctaaatatttttggaataaagcATGAAACAAGTGTACCTTATACTCCTGAACAAAATGGAAGAGCTGAACGTTCAATGAGGACTATTTGTGAGGCACCCAGAACAATGATCTATGCCaagaattttccaaaatcactgtgggcagaagcagtcaatacagtagtgttctcattcaattatactggtaattcagggaaagtatgtaaaactccatatgagttatggtttgataaacttcctaaaatagaaaagttcgtagaatttagaataaatgcatatagtttagttccaaaacaatgacgaaagaagtgggatgcaaaaagtcgaaaaggatactttgttggatattcagaaacttcaaaagggtatcgtatttggtataaagaaaataacgagGTGTCACTTAGTAGAGACGTTATTTTCAAGGATGAAAGTGTTGTAAAGGACCAACGTGtagaatgttttaataatttaaatgatagtaataacattgatgttcTTAGCTTACACAGAGACGGCTCTTTAGAACACAGCAATAAATCAGAAGGAGATGAagtcatggaaaataaatttgggtcaataagtgtagatgacaatgaaaaacaagaacatgaacaagaaaatggatcaaatgtcaacgtgtacaacttgcgagacagaagtaatattaagaaaccatTACGTTATGATAATTCAGCCTTTTTCGTAGTCGAATCCGATCCGGTGAATTTCAAGGAAGCTGTGGAGtcacaaaattcagaaaaatggatAGAAGCCATGAACAATGAAATGGAATCTCTTGAATAAAACGGAACATGGTCGCTCGTAAGTTTACCTAAGGacagaactattgtaaattatggttgggtgtataaaacaaaatataatgttcatggacatgttgatcgatacaaggctaggctagtagcaaaagggtatagtcaaataggttaggttaggttaggttcagtTAGCGCGCCGGTCGTTCACCACGCACACGTGTGTTCACGACCGACGCTCCGAGGCACGCCCCCAGTGGCAGCATTTTGTTTTCTTCGGCTAAGGCCTGATTTAAACTAGTTAAGTTGTGTTTTGTCCGATTAACTATCTAACAAGTTCGCGTTACAGGTCGGTGTCGTTTTCGAGTCGGCCTGATAATCATAACCCCCGTGGGTCTCTCGGCACAGTTTCGCCATTAGGTTTTGCTGGCCGCCGGATTGTGGTGAGTACCTAACCTTAATACTCCGTACACGTGCTTTCCGCACGACAACGCATTCCCGCACCACGCGCCGCCCGGCCAACAGCGGCCGCGACTGCGACGCGCTCCTGCGTGTGCGGGCACTTGCTTGAGTGCCCATATCTCCACGAGGACTCATCAGAAAGAAGCGCGGACGACACTGTATTGTAGTGGGGACCTCCCTACACTACATACTGAAAGTTACCCcccccgctttttttttttgggttaagTATAACTCCGCGGCCCTTTGTGCTAGAGACCTCGTTTCTTCACGaaggatttttgtttttgaacccCTAAAAGTCCCCCTCCGCCGCCGCGTCGGGCGACCTTCCAAGGGATCCGAAGGGATCTCCGCAACCGACGGCCTGACCCCGCCGAAACTCGGCGAACCCTCCAGGGACCCCCCTAGGACCCCGCGCGCCAAATTTGACGAGATTCGGGAGCACCCGCGAACAGGGtcaacacccccccccccaccgggGCCACGGCCCGGAACCATGTCGGGACCCGGCCAAACACCCTCCGACGA contains:
- the LOC132952421 gene encoding uncharacterized protein LOC132952421 yields the protein MFLQAAEWWLTTAARLVNVECGMSAPASSATAFTIKRLVIEYGKRSDAELGSLSISGAVSYTTVLNAFVHPNVYRLAILYKLVFRRSDMADVVESLECLINRCVEVIPVVLLMAHSHRQLSDWMFVSEMDLRSRRVTETRAELQDAGARQSLVRFDRLVTDRAGVLCKKERVLCS
- the LOC132952420 gene encoding uncharacterized protein LOC132952420 gives rise to the protein MDQGPSTSIAGQDFGGFVDEPVSESQPLPITGNSNDEQTNPRPGFTALTLDDVNKMKPVEVDVDSIVYGFSSLQAYKPSMPFDVNITGNCVPCKNIKLLQGIFGVLRKTYSHVEFTLGGDPPIRVLVSIPTGLRSSEVTSDTSEDEFDVEEVVHYDYRKYFLDTILGPAILKLDSDCRSIRKGSGNPFTSKWHLHPADWPKLALEVERLTTEAGTFGLFLFYVALHGLQLPQDAALNIIGRYIDPYRATIVIVQCYFAVEFTMRSSVKAVLVDRRVAQALLSGVKFYPGLGVYDYGYFTADRVGLPHQHLLPMCRYVQAYNPAVHILRRGLSDTSVFTWLLLGGDSCRESSMASLRPIGNCAAQFIAAFRAFLRDAVRGSGVRFECVVSGDTSCAVLSLMATYGTRMSEFCLTNGLLVCSTKDWPYHVKSLMLDTLSRLVDLVEEFQTAHFHNRLLASVFDCEMMLRFFAFGEARDLDYNRVSIIFPCRQIFPVAGGRVGGTTMVSSGMIPHWPEISTDYCRVRFSVMYQLDRSLG